A genome region from Deinococcus sp. KNUC1210 includes the following:
- a CDS encoding phosphate/phosphite/phosphonate ABC transporter substrate-binding protein — protein MKNIRLTSVLALGILASVGAASAAENCRVVNMGFNPAQDSAAVLTNGTAIAKYLESKVRGIQVKTTVAQDYQALVEATRSGKLDFAWLSPVSYVQAHDEAKAQVLLKSVRNGGPYYWAAFVVRKDSGIKSLNDMRGKTIAWIDPNSAAGYTFPRATLVAKGVNPDTFFSKQTFAGKHDAAVLALANGSVDVIATFSNNTSGTSGSWTQYLPADKAAALTPVVYSKPIPGDTLSVRADYQAGCADVTTRIRSAIVGMSSDPAAAGLLKKLYTIDSMIPAKDSDYNVVRQAIAASAKK, from the coding sequence CGAGCGTCGGTGCTGCCAGCGCCGCCGAGAACTGCCGTGTCGTGAACATGGGCTTCAACCCTGCCCAGGACAGCGCCGCCGTCCTGACCAACGGCACCGCCATCGCCAAGTACCTGGAGAGCAAGGTGCGCGGCATTCAGGTCAAGACCACCGTTGCCCAGGACTATCAGGCGCTGGTCGAGGCCACCCGCAGCGGCAAGCTGGACTTCGCCTGGCTCAGCCCGGTCAGCTACGTGCAGGCACACGACGAGGCCAAGGCCCAGGTGCTGCTCAAGAGCGTCCGGAACGGCGGCCCGTACTACTGGGCGGCCTTCGTGGTTCGCAAGGACAGCGGCATCAAGTCTCTGAACGACATGCGCGGCAAGACCATCGCCTGGATCGACCCCAACAGCGCTGCCGGCTACACCTTCCCCCGCGCCACGCTGGTTGCCAAGGGCGTCAACCCTGACACCTTCTTCAGCAAGCAGACCTTCGCGGGCAAGCATGACGCCGCTGTGCTGGCGCTTGCCAACGGCAGCGTAGACGTGATCGCCACCTTCTCGAACAACACCTCGGGCACCAGCGGAAGCTGGACGCAGTACCTGCCTGCCGACAAGGCCGCTGCCCTGACCCCGGTCGTGTACAGCAAGCCGATCCCCGGCGACACCCTGAGCGTGCGGGCCGACTATCAGGCCGGTTGCGCCGACGTGACCACCCGTATCCGCAGCGCCATCGTGGGCATGAGCAGCGACCCGGCGGCGGCTGGCCTGCTGAAGAAGCTCTACACCATCGACAGCATGATTCCGGCCAAGGACAGCGACTACAACGTCGTGCGTCAGGCCATCGCCGCCAGCGCCAAGAAGTAA
- the phnC gene encoding phosphonate ABC transporter ATP-binding protein, which produces MIQVNNLTKIYSNGTRGLDDVNVNIQDGEFICVIGLSGAGKSTFLRCLNRLNDATSGQILIDGDDIAFAQGAKLRTLRRRIGFIFQQFNLSTRLSALENVLAGRLGYHNRFVGALGLFPQADIDLAKGALERVGLADKFNVRVDQLSGGQQQRVAIARALAQQPTLILADEPMASLDPKLSGVIMGLLKSFNKDGISVVVNIHVLELATAYADRILGFNKGRLVFDGPPSALTDSEIERIYAGSVADL; this is translated from the coding sequence GTGATTCAAGTCAATAACCTCACCAAAATCTATTCCAACGGCACACGCGGCCTCGACGACGTGAACGTGAACATTCAGGACGGCGAGTTCATCTGCGTGATCGGGCTGTCGGGCGCGGGCAAGAGCACCTTCCTGCGCTGCCTGAACCGCCTGAACGACGCCACTTCCGGTCAGATCCTGATCGACGGCGACGATATCGCCTTCGCGCAGGGAGCCAAACTCAGAACGCTGCGCCGCCGCATCGGCTTCATCTTTCAGCAGTTCAACCTCAGCACCCGCCTCTCGGCGCTGGAAAACGTGCTGGCCGGGCGGCTGGGCTACCATAACCGCTTCGTGGGAGCGCTGGGCCTGTTTCCTCAGGCCGATATCGATCTGGCAAAAGGAGCGCTGGAGCGGGTCGGGCTGGCCGACAAATTCAATGTGCGCGTCGATCAGCTGTCGGGCGGGCAGCAGCAGCGTGTGGCGATTGCGCGGGCGCTGGCGCAGCAGCCGACGCTCATCCTGGCCGATGAGCCGATGGCGAGCCTCGATCCCAAACTGTCGGGGGTCATCATGGGTCTGCTGAAGAGCTTCAACAAGGACGGCATCAGCGTGGTGGTCAATATTCACGTGCTGGAACTGGCGACCGCCTACGCCGACCGCATCCTGGGGTTCAACAAAGGGCGGCTGGTCTTCGACGGCCCCCCTTCGGCGCTGACAGATTCCGAAATCGAGCGGATTTACGCGGGGAGCGTGGCGGATCTATGA
- the phnE gene encoding phosphonate ABC transporter, permease protein PhnE, with translation MITALLTALLIVGFVWLSRGSGRRLGLIGAIGLIVAFVALPFVDVIGARTDQNLAPTALALSALYPLLWLAPLLGLVAFLVTLRVSERNSGVLLALSGAVGLGVAFAFQQGPDSFLSLRPVPGVLEVAFPLALAAAIFLLTLANAPDRRTRRVNLAVTVLLPLALAVFLFSPLGARLFPNDPENNITRLRGYYQVGQSVTPQQSGLIVSDWALDVKDYLQADIQKRAQDWKDTRAKLSAPAAGTDRAKQRKDYYDLLDEFNLQRRTPGDVTPVPTTIRAPQDMPPGFAPGPAASDAGVRRVIARSQEYGFQTWVLFATLALGGGLIALFRRRLLVAADPVLERRSELTSAATLALVVTAVAAGFHSTGFNFRDLWVNWPWITDFFSRATPPDAAFLSDVMGAMLITINIALIGTVVAAVFALPLSLLAARNLTQNTWLTRSFYFITRTFFNVDRGVDTLILALILVAAVGLGPFAGALAMAIHSVADLGKLYSEAIENAEQGPIEALESAGAPGTSVVRWGLLPQVLPLFLSYTLYRFEINFRVSIVLGFVGAGGIGFLVNETMRGGQYPKAMTALIIIVLVVNILDFISAAVRRRLV, from the coding sequence GTGATCACGGCCCTGTTGACCGCTCTGCTGATCGTGGGGTTCGTATGGCTGTCCCGTGGCTCGGGCCGCCGCCTGGGTCTGATCGGGGCGATTGGCCTGATCGTGGCGTTCGTGGCGCTGCCCTTCGTGGACGTGATCGGGGCGCGTACCGATCAGAATCTGGCTCCGACCGCGCTGGCGCTCTCGGCGCTGTATCCGCTGCTGTGGCTGGCTCCGCTGCTGGGGCTGGTGGCCTTTCTCGTGACGCTGCGCGTGAGCGAGAGGAATTCGGGCGTGCTGCTGGCGCTGTCGGGGGCAGTGGGCCTGGGAGTGGCCTTCGCCTTTCAGCAGGGACCAGACAGCTTCCTGTCGCTGCGGCCTGTGCCCGGCGTGCTGGAAGTGGCGTTTCCGCTGGCGCTGGCGGCGGCAATTTTCCTGCTGACGCTCGCCAATGCCCCGGATCGGCGTACCCGCCGGGTCAATCTGGCGGTCACGGTGCTGCTGCCGCTGGCGCTCGCGGTCTTCCTGTTCTCGCCGCTGGGCGCTCGGCTGTTTCCCAACGATCCGGAAAACAACATCACCCGGCTGCGTGGCTACTATCAGGTCGGGCAGTCGGTCACGCCGCAGCAGTCGGGCCTGATCGTGTCCGACTGGGCGCTGGACGTGAAGGATTACCTTCAGGCCGATATCCAGAAACGCGCCCAGGACTGGAAGGACACCCGCGCCAAACTGAGTGCGCCCGCTGCCGGAACCGACCGGGCCAAGCAGCGCAAGGACTATTACGACCTGCTCGACGAATTCAATCTTCAGCGCCGGACCCCCGGCGACGTGACCCCGGTTCCCACGACGATCCGGGCACCGCAGGACATGCCGCCCGGGTTTGCCCCCGGCCCCGCTGCCAGCGATGCAGGTGTGCGCCGGGTCATCGCCCGTTCTCAGGAATACGGCTTTCAGACCTGGGTGCTGTTTGCGACGCTGGCTCTGGGTGGCGGCCTGATCGCGCTGTTCCGTCGTCGTCTGCTGGTGGCCGCCGATCCTGTTCTGGAGCGGCGCAGCGAGCTGACCAGTGCCGCAACGCTGGCGCTGGTCGTTACAGCGGTGGCAGCGGGCTTCCACAGCACCGGCTTCAACTTCCGTGACCTGTGGGTCAACTGGCCCTGGATCACCGATTTCTTCAGCCGCGCCACGCCGCCCGACGCCGCCTTCCTCTCGGACGTCATGGGTGCGATGCTCATCACCATCAACATCGCCCTGATCGGCACGGTGGTCGCCGCCGTGTTCGCGCTGCCGCTCAGTCTGCTGGCCGCCCGCAACCTGACGCAGAACACCTGGCTGACGCGCAGTTTCTACTTCATCACCCGCACCTTCTTCAACGTGGACCGGGGCGTCGATACCCTGATTCTGGCGCTGATTCTGGTGGCGGCGGTGGGGCTGGGGCCGTTCGCCGGGGCGCTGGCAATGGCGATTCACAGCGTGGCCGATCTGGGCAAGCTGTATTCGGAAGCCATCGAAAACGCCGAGCAGGGGCCAATCGAGGCGCTGGAATCGGCGGGCGCTCCCGGTACGAGTGTCGTGCGCTGGGGCCTGCTGCCTCAGGTCTTGCCGCTGTTCCTGAGCTACACGCTCTACCGCTTCGAGATCAATTTCCGTGTGTCCATCGTGCTGGGCTTCGTGGGCGCGGGCGGCATCGGCTTTCTGGTCAACGAAACCATGCGCGGCGGGCAGTATCCCAAGGCCATGACCGCGCTGATTATCATCGTGCTGGTCGTGAATATTCTGGACTTCATCAGTGCGGCGGTGCGGCGCAGACTGGTGTAA
- a CDS encoding MFS transporter gives MTVVSAPLPPAPFWNRNFLIWWLGSAQSSLGSALAGIALSFLVLRQTGSAGAMGVNLALSMLPALVSPLFGTLIDRLPILPPLVLGNLLRAGLQLGVGIAALRGPVPIEVLHLLALLGGLVAAFYSPASMGVVARLVPKESLQRAGGLMEGTAQGMSLLGLIGGGVLVSRLGSGPALIFDGLTFAVFAGLLLFVRFPSVSDRPAPAGFWAEFRAGLRYALSSPVLWGLPLIALLINAAFAPLEMLLPKRMLALGAGAAGYGLFFGLMLTGVGLGSLLLAWLGGRTSPRVLSVFGLGGMGLCVSALAATQSAAPMYTLALLLGLANAATNVSIGVIFQTRVDPAYFGRVGSLLGMVSMAGQPLTLLALAPLADHIGVAVIFAVAGAVTLLGAVAWGMLLRVDGEAAPERT, from the coding sequence ATGACCGTCGTCTCTGCGCCGCTGCCACCCGCGCCGTTCTGGAATCGCAACTTTCTGATCTGGTGGCTGGGCAGTGCCCAGAGCAGCCTGGGAAGCGCTCTGGCGGGCATTGCTCTCAGTTTTCTGGTGCTGCGGCAGACCGGCAGCGCGGGCGCGATGGGGGTCAATCTGGCGCTGAGCATGCTGCCTGCCCTGGTCTCTCCGCTGTTCGGCACCCTGATCGACCGTCTGCCGATCCTGCCGCCGCTGGTACTGGGGAATCTGCTGCGGGCCGGGCTGCAACTGGGCGTGGGTATCGCGGCGCTGCGCGGCCCGGTGCCGATCGAAGTGCTGCATCTGCTGGCCCTGCTGGGCGGGCTGGTGGCGGCCTTTTACAGTCCTGCCAGCATGGGCGTCGTGGCGCGGCTGGTGCCAAAGGAGAGCCTGCAGCGGGCTGGCGGGCTGATGGAAGGAACGGCCCAGGGCATGAGCCTGCTGGGGCTGATCGGCGGGGGCGTGCTGGTGTCCCGGCTCGGTAGTGGCCCCGCGCTGATCTTCGACGGTCTGACCTTCGCCGTCTTCGCGGGCCTGCTGCTGTTCGTGCGGTTTCCCTCTGTGTCAGACAGGCCTGCGCCCGCCGGATTCTGGGCCGAGTTCCGGGCGGGCCTGCGCTATGCCCTGAGCAGTCCGGTGCTGTGGGGCCTGCCCCTCATCGCCCTGCTGATCAATGCGGCGTTTGCTCCGCTGGAAATGCTGCTGCCCAAGCGCATGCTTGCACTGGGAGCGGGCGCGGCGGGCTACGGACTGTTCTTCGGGCTGATGCTGACGGGTGTGGGGCTGGGCAGTCTGTTGCTGGCGTGGCTGGGTGGGCGCACCTCGCCCCGTGTCCTGAGCGTGTTCGGGCTGGGCGGCATGGGCCTGTGTGTGTCGGCCCTCGCCGCGACCCAGAGTGCCGCCCCGATGTACACTCTGGCACTGCTCCTGGGCCTCGCCAACGCGGCCACCAACGTCAGCATCGGCGTGATCTTTCAGACGCGGGTTGATCCGGCGTATTTCGGGCGTGTCGGCAGCCTGCTGGGGATGGTCAGCATGGCGGGACAGCCGCTGACGCTGCTGGCACTGGCTCCCCTCGCCGACCATATCGGCGTCGCCGTGATCTTCGCCGTCGCGGGCGCGGTCACGCTGCTGGGCGCGGTGGCCTGGGGCATGCTCCTGAGGGTAGACGGTGAAGCCGCACCGGAACGGACATAA
- a CDS encoding HD domain-containing protein, translating into MNRAEALQLMEAHTPSASLRRHMLNVEAAMRWYARHWQEDEEQYAVTGLLHDFDYEQHPAEHPFWGVEYLKANAELPEDVLTAILGHATYSGVARETRLAKTLFAVDELTGLVQAAALVRPDKDVKGVELGSLKKKFKNRAFAAGVNRDEVEQGAAELGVPLDTHMQNVLEAMQGMETAAAE; encoded by the coding sequence ATGAACCGTGCCGAGGCCCTGCAACTCATGGAAGCCCATACGCCCAGCGCCAGCCTGCGCCGCCACATGCTGAACGTAGAAGCGGCGATGCGCTGGTATGCCCGTCACTGGCAGGAAGACGAGGAACAGTACGCCGTGACCGGACTGCTGCACGATTTCGACTACGAGCAGCACCCCGCCGAACACCCGTTCTGGGGCGTGGAGTATCTGAAAGCCAATGCCGAGCTGCCGGAAGACGTGCTGACCGCCATTCTGGGCCACGCGACCTACAGCGGCGTGGCGCGGGAAACCCGGCTGGCGAAGACGCTCTTTGCAGTCGACGAGCTGACCGGACTGGTGCAGGCGGCAGCGCTGGTGCGCCCCGACAAAGACGTGAAGGGTGTCGAACTGGGCAGCCTGAAGAAGAAATTCAAGAACCGGGCCTTCGCGGCGGGGGTCAACCGCGACGAGGTAGAGCAGGGCGCGGCTGAGCTGGGCGTACCGCTCGATACGCACATGCAGAACGTGCTGGAGGCGATGCAGGGCATGGAGACCGCCGCCGCCGAGTGA
- a CDS encoding citrate/2-methylcitrate synthase: MTNIAKGLEGVLFTESKLTFINGTEGILTHLGIPIQEWAENSTFEELSLALLSGHLPTAAELSHFDSQLKANREIPAELLTIIAGYPKGISAMQALRTAVSHLALFDADAENTTADARMAISIRLIAKMSTIIAAIRRTQQGLEPVAPRLDLTHAANFLYMLHGEEPTPEQARLFDIALVLHVDHGMNASTFTAIATASTLSDQYSAVVSAIGALKGPLHGGANEAVMDMLDEIGTPDKAADFVNAKLDAKEKIMGVGHRVYKYFDPRSRVLRDYAAHVAEKQGKSHYYQILEVIEKTVVDRLSSKGIYPNVDFYSGTVYSDLGIAKEYFTPIFALARISGWCASVNEYERDNRLLRPDAVYSGAVDQHYVELQDRQ; encoded by the coding sequence ATGACCAATATTGCCAAAGGGCTGGAAGGTGTGCTGTTCACCGAAAGCAAGCTGACCTTCATTAACGGAACCGAGGGCATTCTGACCCACCTGGGCATTCCGATTCAGGAATGGGCCGAGAACAGCACGTTCGAGGAACTGAGTCTGGCACTGCTGAGCGGCCATCTGCCCACCGCTGCCGAACTTTCACATTTCGATTCGCAGCTCAAGGCCAACCGCGAGATTCCCGCCGAACTGCTGACGATCATCGCGGGCTATCCGAAGGGCATCAGCGCGATGCAGGCGCTCCGCACCGCCGTTTCGCACCTTGCGCTGTTCGATGCCGACGCCGAGAACACCACCGCCGACGCCCGGATGGCGATTTCCATTCGTCTGATCGCCAAGATGAGCACCATCATCGCGGCCATCAGGCGTACCCAGCAGGGACTGGAGCCGGTCGCCCCGCGCCTGGACCTGACGCACGCCGCCAACTTCCTGTACATGCTGCACGGCGAGGAACCCACTCCCGAGCAGGCGCGGCTGTTCGACATCGCGCTGGTGCTGCACGTCGATCACGGCATGAACGCCAGCACCTTCACGGCGATTGCCACCGCCAGCACCCTCAGCGACCAGTATTCGGCAGTCGTCAGCGCGATCGGCGCACTCAAGGGGCCACTGCACGGCGGTGCCAACGAGGCCGTGATGGACATGCTCGACGAGATCGGCACGCCCGACAAGGCCGCCGATTTCGTGAATGCCAAGCTCGACGCCAAGGAAAAGATCATGGGCGTGGGCCACCGCGTTTATAAGTACTTCGATCCCAGAAGCCGCGTGCTGCGCGACTATGCCGCCCATGTGGCCGAGAAGCAGGGCAAGAGCCACTACTATCAGATTCTGGAAGTGATCGAGAAGACCGTGGTCGACCGCCTGAGCAGCAAGGGCATCTACCCGAACGTCGATTTCTACAGCGGCACCGTGTACAGCGATCTGGGCATCGCCAAGGAATACTTCACCCCGATCTTTGCACTGGCCCGCATCTCCGGCTGGTGTGCCAGCGTCAACGAGTACGAGCGCGACAACCGCCTGCTGCGTCCCGATGCGGTGTACAGCGGTGCGGTCGATCAGCATTACGTAGAGCTGCAAGACCGCCAGTAA
- a CDS encoding MFS transporter, whose amino-acid sequence MRRLRLWPSLAGLPRNARNSIRMEPLWAVFGTPVTYYAPLYMAAVGLSSTQIGALGSITLAFSLLFQTVAAPITNRVGRKRTTLIGDLISWTVPMFVWAVSRSFESFVLAAVLSAVGRIVTVSWSLLVIEDVEETQRPRVFGIFNLIIAGCGLLTPLLGLLMTQHGVAPVMRVYYTLGGVGMTIMFLLRNAITQETRSGQAAMHEHQDLHPWQSVQQTLRHVAGLRQHAGLPSVMLFYVLSIFTEQMSVFQILFLGGPLHFGAGALSLVPVAGAVITALMYAGVLRRLSGVAAERTLVVARLLGLLGAVLLLLIPAANITALLLTVSVLGAATFLTQTFRDTVLFNRLPQHGTADLYSAVQTLCLLCSVPAGALAGFIYSTHPRTLFVVLAVLNALLLAMAVWLARRRV is encoded by the coding sequence GTGCGCCGCCTGCGGCTGTGGCCCTCGCTGGCAGGGCTGCCGCGCAACGCCCGCAACTCTATTCGCATGGAACCGCTGTGGGCGGTCTTCGGCACACCTGTCACGTACTACGCGCCGCTGTACATGGCCGCCGTCGGCCTGAGCAGCACCCAGATCGGAGCGCTGGGGTCCATCACACTGGCGTTCTCACTGCTGTTTCAGACGGTGGCGGCTCCGATCACCAACCGGGTCGGGCGCAAACGCACCACCCTCATCGGCGACCTGATCTCGTGGACGGTGCCGATGTTCGTGTGGGCCGTCTCGCGCAGTTTCGAGAGCTTTGTGCTGGCGGCGGTGCTGAGCGCGGTGGGCCGCATCGTGACGGTGTCGTGGAGCCTGCTGGTGATCGAGGATGTCGAGGAAACGCAGCGCCCACGCGTCTTCGGCATTTTCAACCTGATCATCGCGGGCTGTGGGCTGCTGACACCGCTGCTGGGCCTGCTGATGACGCAGCACGGCGTGGCGCCGGTGATGCGGGTGTATTACACGCTGGGCGGCGTGGGTATGACCATCATGTTCCTGCTGCGCAACGCCATCACCCAGGAAACGCGCAGCGGTCAGGCCGCCATGCACGAACACCAGGACCTGCACCCGTGGCAGAGCGTTCAGCAGACGCTGCGGCACGTCGCCGGGCTGCGGCAGCACGCGGGCCTGCCGAGCGTGATGCTCTTTTATGTGCTCAGCATCTTCACCGAGCAGATGAGCGTCTTCCAGATTCTGTTTCTGGGAGGGCCGCTGCACTTCGGAGCCGGCGCGCTGTCGCTGGTGCCGGTAGCGGGGGCGGTCATCACGGCGCTGATGTATGCCGGGGTGCTGCGCCGCCTGTCTGGCGTGGCCGCCGAGCGCACGCTGGTCGTGGCGCGGCTGCTGGGCCTGCTGGGCGCTGTGCTGCTGCTGCTGATTCCCGCCGCCAACATCACCGCCCTGCTGCTGACCGTCAGTGTGCTGGGAGCCGCCACCTTCCTGACCCAGACCTTCCGTGACACGGTGCTGTTCAACCGCCTGCCGCAGCACGGCACGGCCGACCTGTACTCGGCGGTGCAGACGCTGTGCCTGCTGTGCAGCGTGCCTGCCGGAGCGCTGGCAGGCTTCATCTACAGCACCCACCCGCGCACGCTGTTCGTGGTGCTGGCTGTGCTGAATGCCCTGCTGCTGGCAATGGCGGTGTGGCTGGCCCGCAGACGGGTCTAG
- a CDS encoding Lrp/AsnC family transcriptional regulator: MLTAIVLVQAQRDKVPETAAALAQVQHVKEVYSVTGEWDIVAILRLPDYTHLDDVVTGHLRPLQGIVRTQTMLAFRAYSPDLLDQGFGVGLKEE; this comes from the coding sequence ATGCTTACAGCCATCGTGCTCGTTCAGGCCCAGCGGGACAAGGTGCCCGAAACCGCCGCTGCGCTGGCACAGGTGCAGCACGTCAAAGAGGTCTACAGCGTGACGGGTGAGTGGGACATCGTGGCGATTCTGCGGCTGCCCGACTACACCCACCTCGACGACGTGGTCACGGGCCACCTGCGCCCCCTTCAGGGCATCGTGCGGACCCAGACGATGCTGGCCTTCCGCGCCTACAGCCCGGATCTGCTCGACCAGGGCTTCGGAGTCGGTCTGAAGGAAGAGTGA
- a CDS encoding aspartate aminotransferase family protein has translation MTAPKLPAVSSDFIRADDVLGGKLSASRVYELEERHGQGKLMRLLEVVGVGGPFRVVTPWELDDPQGRRVINASGYAALPFGDNPPELNAFLRRVLEDPSQIMFAQQSASTWRAALEANLVRLLARESGDHHDSKVFFSNSGTEAVEAGIKFAQAARPKGKYLINFTRAYHGKTLGSLAVTPNPNLQGPFKNILNPAVITLPFGDAAALERAVKRVGSTQIIAVILEPILGEAGVRIPPPGFLKRVGEVCSRAGVLVIADEIQTGLGRSGHWFQSVADDLIPDILTLAKPLGGGMVPVGATIVRHEIYKTLLGSIETVKRHSNTFGGNTMAMAVGLKSLELLMDGDYPARSRRLGERGLARLQAIQKRTPDLLEDVRGAGTLFGMNFRPLAALPFKFQADLISEATGIMALLAFYRSGVLLNFSLNAARTMRLTPAMNMPEELFDDMFDRVERTAAAYPSSFKLVQRYGAPELMKLLKAAFLE, from the coding sequence ATGACCGCCCCCAAGCTGCCCGCCGTCTCCTCCGACTTTATCCGCGCCGATGACGTGCTGGGCGGCAAGCTCAGCGCTTCCCGGGTGTACGAACTGGAGGAACGCCACGGGCAGGGCAAGCTGATGCGGCTGCTGGAAGTGGTGGGCGTGGGCGGGCCGTTCCGGGTGGTGACGCCCTGGGAACTCGACGATCCTCAGGGGCGGCGGGTCATCAACGCGTCGGGCTACGCCGCCCTGCCGTTCGGTGACAATCCCCCCGAGCTGAACGCCTTTCTGCGCCGGGTGCTGGAGGACCCCTCGCAGATCATGTTTGCCCAGCAGTCGGCCTCGACGTGGCGGGCCGCGCTGGAAGCCAATCTGGTGCGCCTGCTGGCCCGCGAGAGCGGCGACCACCACGATTCGAAGGTCTTCTTCTCGAACAGCGGCACCGAAGCGGTCGAGGCAGGCATCAAGTTCGCGCAGGCGGCCCGCCCGAAAGGCAAATACCTGATCAACTTCACCCGTGCCTACCACGGCAAGACGCTGGGATCGCTGGCCGTCACGCCCAATCCCAACCTCCAGGGGCCATTCAAGAACATCCTGAATCCAGCCGTCATCACGCTGCCGTTTGGCGACGCGGCGGCGCTGGAACGGGCGGTCAAACGGGTGGGCAGCACGCAGATCATCGCGGTGATTCTGGAGCCGATTCTGGGCGAGGCAGGCGTGCGGATTCCCCCGCCGGGCTTTCTGAAGCGGGTGGGCGAGGTCTGTAGCAGGGCAGGTGTGCTGGTGATCGCCGACGAGATTCAGACCGGGCTGGGACGTAGCGGACACTGGTTTCAGAGCGTGGCAGACGACCTGATTCCCGACATCCTGACGCTCGCCAAACCGCTGGGCGGCGGCATGGTGCCGGTGGGAGCCACCATCGTGCGCCACGAGATCTACAAAACGCTGCTGGGCAGCATCGAAACGGTCAAGCGGCATTCCAACACCTTCGGCGGCAATACCATGGCGATGGCAGTGGGCCTGAAAAGCCTGGAACTGCTGATGGACGGCGACTATCCGGCCCGCAGCAGACGGCTGGGAGAGCGAGGACTGGCACGCCTGCAGGCCATTCAGAAGCGCACGCCCGACCTGCTGGAAGATGTGCGCGGCGCGGGCACGCTGTTCGGCATGAACTTCAGGCCGCTCGCCGCACTGCCGTTCAAATTTCAGGCCGACCTGATCTCGGAGGCGACCGGCATCATGGCGCTGCTGGCCTTCTACCGCAGCGGCGTGCTGCTCAACTTCTCGCTGAACGCCGCCCGCACCATGCGCCTCACCCCCGCCATGAACATGCCCGAAGAACTCTTCGACGACATGTTCGACCGGGTCGAGCGCACCGCCGCCGCGTATCCCAGCAGCTTCAAACTGGTGCAGCGCTACGGCGCACCCGAGCTGATGAAACTGCTGAAAGCTGCGTTCCTAGAATAA
- the panB gene encoding 3-methyl-2-oxobutanoate hydroxymethyltransferase translates to MKLTVPQIIAAAQSPDAAPLVMVTAYDYPGAQHAQNAGVDLILVGDSLGNVVLGYDSTAPVRLTDIAHHARAARRGAPETFLIADLPFGTYQTGVQDAMRSAVYLIQETGADAVKMEGSSPEVLEATRTLARNGVPVMGHVGLLPQTATAQGGMKVQGRDEASAKQVLDAALSVQEAGAFAVVLEAIPARLARVVSERLQIPTIGIGAGPYCKGQVLVTHDLLGVYEGQHKKIAKRYAEVGQISTQAIRDYAAEVRGRQFPAKENSFVIKDDVLDKLY, encoded by the coding sequence ATGAAATTGACCGTTCCTCAGATCATCGCCGCCGCCCAGTCGCCCGACGCGGCGCCCCTGGTGATGGTCACGGCCTACGATTATCCCGGCGCTCAGCACGCCCAGAACGCAGGCGTCGATCTGATTCTGGTGGGAGACAGCCTGGGAAATGTGGTGCTCGGCTACGACAGCACCGCCCCCGTGCGCCTGACCGACATTGCCCATCATGCCCGCGCCGCCCGCCGGGGTGCGCCCGAGACCTTCCTGATCGCCGACCTGCCGTTTGGCACCTATCAGACGGGCGTGCAGGACGCCATGCGGAGCGCGGTCTATCTGATTCAGGAAACCGGAGCCGACGCCGTGAAGATGGAGGGCAGCAGCCCGGAAGTGCTGGAGGCCACCCGCACCCTGGCCCGCAACGGTGTGCCGGTGATGGGGCACGTGGGACTGCTACCTCAGACCGCCACCGCGCAGGGGGGCATGAAGGTGCAGGGCCGCGACGAGGCGAGTGCAAAACAGGTGCTCGACGCGGCCCTGAGCGTGCAGGAAGCCGGAGCCTTCGCGGTGGTGCTGGAAGCCATTCCGGCGCGGCTGGCCCGTGTGGTCAGCGAACGCCTGCAGATTCCCACCATCGGGATCGGAGCGGGGCCGTACTGCAAGGGGCAGGTGCTGGTGACGCACGATCTGCTGGGCGTGTACGAGGGCCAGCACAAGAAGATTGCCAAGCGGTACGCCGAGGTCGGCCAGATTTCCACCCAGGCCATCCGTGACTACGCCGCCGAGGTGCGCGGCAGGCAGTTTCCCGCCAAGGAAAACAGCTTCGTGATCAAAGACGACGTGCTGGACAAGCTGTACTGA